DNA sequence from the Streptomyces tsukubensis genome:
TGCACGGTCGACGACTTCTCCACGAACCCGTCGACGCCCTTCCCGAGCGCGATCGCGCCGACCAGCCGGTCGAAGAAGACCGACTCCCCGCCCACGATGTCGATATCGGCGTTCTCCAGCCCCACCGAGATGAGCTGCGCCTGCGCCTCCGCGACCTTCCGCTGCGTGTCGAGCCCCGCGAGCCGTACGTCCCGCTCCGCCTCCAGCCGCAGCCGGTACTCCTCGTGCCCTCGGCCCGCCTCGTCCAGCGCGGCCATCGCCGCCGCCTTCTCGGTGAGCCCGGCGGCCTCGGCCGTCAGCTTCTCGCGGACGCCGTCCGCCTCCGCCTTCAGCCGCTCGGCGAGCGCCGCCGCCTCCGCGCGGCCCGCGCGCTCGATGACATCGGCCTCCTTCTCGCGGACGGTGACCGCGGCCAGGCCCTCGGCCGCGGCCTCCGCCCGTACCCCCTCCGCCAGGCGGATCTTCGCGCGGGCGTCGAGTTCGGCGGACTTGTTGCGGGCCTCCGCGAGGGTCAGCTCCTCGGCGGCCCGGTGGACGGCGGACTGCTCGGCGGCCTCCGCGGCCTTGATGTCGCGGACCAGCTGCTCCTGCGCCGCCGCCTCCGCCGCGATGACGACCTTCTGCCGCCCCCGCTCGGCCTCCTCGACCGCGCGCAGCCGCTTGATGGACTCCTCCTGCTCCGCGACGGTACGGTCCACGGCGACCCGCTCCCGGATCACCTCTGCGATCTCGCGGCGCTCCGCCTCGACCTCCTTCTCGGCGGAGATCCGGGTCAGCTCGGTCTCCCGCTCCCGGGCGATGACCTCCAGCAGCCGGTCCTTCTCGATGCGCTCGTTCTCGATGGCGATGACCCGCTCGCGGTTCTTCGCGGCGACGGCGACCTCACGGGTCTGGTTCTCGCGGTGGACGCCGAGCTGCTCCTCCGTCTTGAGGAACGCGGTCTGCGCGCGCAGCCGCTCCTCCTCCACCACCCGGGCCGTCTCGGCCTCCTCGCGGGCCCGCGAGGTTTCGATCTCACGGCGCTGCCGGATCTCGGCGTCGGTCTGGCGGCGCTCCAGTTCGAGGATCGCCTCGCGGGCGTCGACGTTCTGGCGGGTGATCTCCTTCTCCTCGTCGCGCAGGTACTCGTTGGTGCGGACGTGTTCGACGGCGGTCAGCTCGGTGATCTTGCGGATGCCCTGGGCGTCGAGGATGTTGTCGCGGTCGAGCTGGGCGAGCGGGGTCTGCTCCAGATAGTCGATGGCCGCGTCTTCGAGGCTGTAGCCGTTCAGATCGGTGCCGATGACCTGGATGATCCGGTCCCGGAACTCGTCGCGCTTGGTGTAGAGGTCGGTGAAGTCGAGCTGTTTGCCGACGGTCTTCAGGGCCTCGGAGAACTTCGCGTTGAACAGTTCCTGCAGGGTGGCCTGGTCGCTGGCGCGGGCGGTGCCGATGGCCTGCGCGACCTTGATGACGTCCTCGACGGTCTTGTTGACGCGGACGAAGAACGAGATGCGGATATCGGCGCGGATGTTGTCGCCGCAGATCAGGCCGTCGCGGCCGGTGCGGGAGATCTCGATGGTCTTCACCGAGATGTCCATGGTCTCGGCCTTGTGGAGGACGGGCAGGACGACCTGGCCGGTGAAGGTGACGTCGACCTTTCTCATCTTGGAGACGATCAGGGCCTTGCCCTGTTCGACCTTGCGGAAGAGCCGGCCGAGTACGAGGACGGCGACGACGACGAGGAGGAGGACGAACGCGACGAGCAGCGCGGCGCCCAGGGTGATGGCATCCATGAGGAAATCTCCGGAGTTTCGGAGCGGAAGGCGCCCACGGGTCCCGTGCGGGGACGTCAGGAGGGGGCGACCCAGAAGAACTCGCCGGCGGAGTCGTACGCGTACAGCAGCGCGGAGCTGCCGGACGAGAGCGCGTACGCGTCCTCGGCGGACTGGCGGACCTGGACGACGGCGGTGGAGCCGTCCCGCGCGGTGACCTCGGCCTGGCCGAAGCCCGCGTCCACCCGTCCCGTACGGATGGTGCAGGTCAGCCCGATGAAGTCGTGGCGGGACGGCCCGGGTTCGTCGGGGAAGAGGGTGGCCAGCGGGCGGACGAGCAGGCGGGTGAGCCACCAGGAACCGCCCAGGGCGGCCACCAGGACGAGGGGCCCGAGCGCCGCGGCGAGCAGGACGGATCCGGTCAGGCTCAGAAACCAGCCCAGGGCGATGAAGAGGGAGGCCGAGACGGTCACGGGGACGCCGCCGAGCCCGAGGGCGGAGGCGTCGAGATCGCCGTCGAAGCCGTCGTGGCCGACGGCGCCCAGCAGGACGAGCAGCCAGAAACCGAGCACGACGACGAGGGCGGAGGTGAAGAGGAGGGTGGGGAAGGCGGCGACGTTTCGCAGGAACTCGTCCATGCCGTACCCTCCTCTCCCTTTCCTGCCCCCGGCCAACGAGACCGATCATGCTGGGGGAATGTGCCCCTCCGCATTGCCGTCGTCCGGCAGTCTTTACGCTTCCTTAATGCCGGTGGCGCACCACGAGGGGGAAGAGATGCTGGAGAGCGGATACATCCGGATACTGACCGACGCCTGCGCGACGGGCCGCCGTCTCACCCGGGACGAGCGGGAGTCGCTGCGGGCGGGCGGTGAACGGGCGGCGGAGGCCGGTACGGGACTGCGGGAGCTGGTACGGGGGCAGCTGGCGGCGGCCGAGTCCCTGCGCACCGGGCTCCCGCGCCAGGCGGCGGACCACCTGCTCTCCATCGTCGCGGAGGCGGTGGACGTGTTCGCGGAGGGTCATGAGCGGGCCCAGCGGCTTGCCGTCCGCAGGCAGGAGGCGGCGCGCCGGGAGTTCATCGACGACCTGCTGTACGGGCGGAGCGACCTGGGCCGGCTGGCGGAGCGTGCCGAACGCTTCGGGCTGCTGCTGTCGCATGCGCATGCGGTCGCCGTGGCGGAGGGCCCGGAGCCGTACGACGACGGCTATCCGGTGACCCGCCAGGTGGAGGCGTCCCTGCTGACCCGCTTCGGCGACCGCCATCTCCTCCTCACCACGAAGGACGGGCGGCTGATCTGCATCGCCCCGGGGGACCAGCAGGACGTGCTCCGGTACTTCGCCAAGCAGGCTTACGCGGCGACGGACGGCGGCCGGGTCGCGGTCGGCCGCGCCCACCCGGGCCCGGGCGGGGTGGTCCACTCGTACGAGGAGGCCCTCAACGCACTGGACCTGGCGTCCCGCATGGACCTGGACGCGCCGGTGCTCCATGCGGCGGACCTGCTGGTCTACCCGGTCCTGACCCGCGACCGCCAGGCGATGGCGGACCTGGTCCTGTCGGTCCTGGGCCCCCTCCGCACGGCCCGCGGCGGCGCCCGCCCCCTCCTGGACACGCTGACGGCTTACTTCGACACGGGCTGCGTGGCGGCGGAGGCGGCGCGCCGGCTGTCGCTGAGCGTGCGGGCGATGACGTACCGCCTGGACCGCATCCACAAACTGACGGCAGCGGACCCGTCCGACCCGGTCCACCGCTACACGCTCCAGACGGCGGTCATCGGCGCGCGGCTGCTGGGCTGGCCGGAGCGGGAGCTGTAGCGACCGCCCCCGTTCGCCCGTAACAGGTTGCCACCCCTTGCCACCGAGGTTACATTTATTGCAGATGGCCCGTTCGTCGGATGGAGGTGCACCTATGGCTCGCACAAGCGTCCTCGCACGCGCCACGAAGGTCGAGCCGCACGGCGCGCACCACGACGAGCTGGCCGAAGCGGGCCGGATGGCTCCGGACGATGTCGAGGTGATCCTCAGAGGACCGGGCGGTGCGGAGGTCACGCTCCCCACCGAACTGGTCCGACTCCTCATCGCCTCGGCCGGCGAGCTGGCCCGAGGCCACACGGTCATGGTGCTCGCCTCGGAGGCTCAGCTGTCCCCCGGTGAGACGGCGGAGTTGCTGGGCCTGTCCCGCCCGTTCGTGGTCCGCCTCCTGGACAGTGGGGAGATCCCCTCGACCCATCTGCCGGGCAGTACCCACCGGGTTGTCCGCCTGGCTGATGTCCTTTCCTTCCAGCAGCGCCGCGAGCGTCGAAGAGAAGGCCGGCGTCAGATCGCGGAGTTGCTGGACGAGTCCTGACGCCCGGCGCTGCGCGAGCCGCTCCGGCCCGACCTGGTCCGGAACACCGGCCCCGGTCGAACCGGACGCGATCCTCGCGCTGACAGCCGACCGTGCAGGGGGCGCCCCGACCCGCTGCCGAACGGGCCGGGGTATCCCTCAGTCCAGCGGGTAGGTCACCGTCTCCGCCACCTGAGGGCTGTGTGCCCGGGCGGCCGCCCGGACGAGTTCCTCCGCCCGGGGATCCGACTCGTCATGAGCGTCACTGATCCACTCGCAGGAGCACGAGGCAACGAAGTACGGGATGTGCTGGTCGCGTTCGCGCCGGGGCGGGTTGGCGTATCGCACGTGCCAGATGTCCACGAAGTGCGACTCCGGGGGCGTCTCCTTCGTCCCGGCGGTGGATCTGCCGCGGCGAAGGAAGGAGCCCCAGATTCCGGATATGCCCATGCCGATGATCGTGGCCCGGCCGCGCACCCGCTGACCAGCCCCGCGACAGAAATTCGGCGCGGAACCCAGGGATTTCTTCCGGATCAGGCCGGATCAGCCCGGCACGATCCGGAAGAGACGGCCTAACCGCCGTCGGCGCCTCCGCTGTTGTCTCCGCCGCCACTGCGCCCGCCGCCGCGGCTCTTCCCGAGCGCGCGGGCGACCGCTCCGGCGAACAGGGTCACCGCGGCCACCCTCCGGACCCACGGTGGCCCACCGCGCTCGGACCACACCACACAGACACCCCCGAAGGCGACAAGCACCAGAACACCAATGAGCGCGATCTCCATATGCCCTCCGGCCGACTCTCGGGGTTGCTGCCCGACAACAACGACTCGCTCTACCGGAAGAAGGCTCCCATGGCCTTTCGGTTCCCCCGGCGGTGTCCCCGGCAAGATCCGGAAGACACGGCCTAGGCGCGCGCCCGTACCGGGAAGAGCGCGTCCAGCCGCGGTGTCTCCGGCTCCTCGACGACCCCGGCCTCATCCTCCTCGGGCGTGTCCCGCCCCTCCTGGAGCGCCTCCAGCGCCTCGTAGAACGCCTCCTCGTCCTCGCCCGCCAGCGCGTCGAAAGCCTCCTTCGCCACGTAGTCCAGCTCCTCCCACTCCGGCCACTCGTCGTCCCGCCAGACCCGCACATCACGCCCCGCGAGGGCCCGCACCTCGGGTATGTCCGCGAGCGCGTCCGGATCGGCGAGTACCGCCTCGTACGTGGCCCGGCCCTGCGCCACCAGCCAGAGCGCGAAGTAGTCGAAGCCGTCGTCGGAACAGAGGCCGCTTTCGATGCGCATGACCGCTCGCAGCAGGGTCTCCATGGTGACCGCATCGCACGCGGCCTCCAGATGGGCCTGGAACTCGACCACCGCCTCCGCGGGCAGCCGCAGCAGCTCCTCGCGCAGCCCGCTCAGACGCTCGGCCCGGTCACCTGTGCGGCGGCTCAGTTCGTCCATGAGCGCCCAGAAGGTCTTCTCATCCATGCGGCACAGGATCACAGCCGGCACTGACACAGCCCGGTGACCTGTGCGGACGGGCCCGCCGAACCCCGGCGGGCCCAAAAATAGTGTTTAGCCCGCCACCTGGACTTTGTCCGCCTGCAGCCCCTTCTGGCCCTGCACGGCCTCGAAGGTGACCGTCTGGCCCTCCTTCAGGGACTTGAAGCCGTTGCCTTCGATCGCGCGGAAGTGCACGAACAGGTCGGACCCGGATTCCGGCGTGATGAAGCCGTATCCCTTTTCATCGTTGAACCACTTCACAGTGCCGTTCTGGCGCTCGGCCACGTCAATCCTCACTCAGGTGCCGTCGGTCATCGTCTTCGGCAAATGCCGGAACGATCATTACACACAGGGTTGCCTTACGCCTACGGAGAGCCACCTGTGGGAGAAAGTTGCCCGACGGTTGTCGATCCGGCCGGGTCCCGTTCGACGACAGGACGGGTGGCGCCCCCGCCGCCCGTCGAAGCGACCGAACCTGACGAGGGAAACCCCATGAACCAACTGCTGCGGGTCATGAACTTCAACGTGTCCAGCGACGGCATCGGCGCCGGTGAGGACCAGACGCTGGAGCGGCCCTTCGGCTTCGAACACCCCGAGAGGCTGTTCTCCTGGG
Encoded proteins:
- a CDS encoding DUF4240 domain-containing protein; protein product: MDEKTFWALMDELSRRTGDRAERLSGLREELLRLPAEAVVEFQAHLEAACDAVTMETLLRAVMRIESGLCSDDGFDYFALWLVAQGRATYEAVLADPDALADIPEVRALAGRDVRVWRDDEWPEWEELDYVAKEAFDALAGEDEEAFYEALEALQEGRDTPEEDEAGVVEEPETPRLDALFPVRARA
- a CDS encoding helix-turn-helix domain-containing protein; its protein translation is MARTSVLARATKVEPHGAHHDELAEAGRMAPDDVEVILRGPGGAEVTLPTELVRLLIASAGELARGHTVMVLASEAQLSPGETAELLGLSRPFVVRLLDSGEIPSTHLPGSTHRVVRLADVLSFQQRRERRREGRRQIAELLDES
- a CDS encoding cold-shock protein, which codes for MAERQNGTVKWFNDEKGYGFITPESGSDLFVHFRAIEGNGFKSLKEGQTVTFEAVQGQKGLQADKVQVAG
- a CDS encoding PucR family transcriptional regulator encodes the protein MPVAHHEGEEMLESGYIRILTDACATGRRLTRDERESLRAGGERAAEAGTGLRELVRGQLAAAESLRTGLPRQAADHLLSIVAEAVDVFAEGHERAQRLAVRRQEAARREFIDDLLYGRSDLGRLAERAERFGLLLSHAHAVAVAEGPEPYDDGYPVTRQVEASLLTRFGDRHLLLTTKDGRLICIAPGDQQDVLRYFAKQAYAATDGGRVAVGRAHPGPGGVVHSYEEALNALDLASRMDLDAPVLHAADLLVYPVLTRDRQAMADLVLSVLGPLRTARGGARPLLDTLTAYFDTGCVAAEAARRLSLSVRAMTYRLDRIHKLTAADPSDPVHRYTLQTAVIGARLLGWPEREL
- a CDS encoding DUF1449 family protein translates to MDEFLRNVAAFPTLLFTSALVVVLGFWLLVLLGAVGHDGFDGDLDASALGLGGVPVTVSASLFIALGWFLSLTGSVLLAAALGPLVLVAALGGSWWLTRLLVRPLATLFPDEPGPSRHDFIGLTCTIRTGRVDAGFGQAEVTARDGSTAVVQVRQSAEDAYALSSGSSALLYAYDSAGEFFWVAPS
- a CDS encoding SPFH domain-containing protein — its product is MDAITLGAALLVAFVLLLVVVAVLVLGRLFRKVEQGKALIVSKMRKVDVTFTGQVVLPVLHKAETMDISVKTIEISRTGRDGLICGDNIRADIRISFFVRVNKTVEDVIKVAQAIGTARASDQATLQELFNAKFSEALKTVGKQLDFTDLYTKRDEFRDRIIQVIGTDLNGYSLEDAAIDYLEQTPLAQLDRDNILDAQGIRKITELTAVEHVRTNEYLRDEEKEITRQNVDAREAILELERRQTDAEIRQRREIETSRAREEAETARVVEEERLRAQTAFLKTEEQLGVHRENQTREVAVAAKNRERVIAIENERIEKDRLLEVIARERETELTRISAEKEVEAERREIAEVIRERVAVDRTVAEQEESIKRLRAVEEAERGRQKVVIAAEAAAQEQLVRDIKAAEAAEQSAVHRAAEELTLAEARNKSAELDARAKIRLAEGVRAEAAAEGLAAVTVREKEADVIERAGRAEAAALAERLKAEADGVREKLTAEAAGLTEKAAAMAALDEAGRGHEEYRLRLEAERDVRLAGLDTQRKVAEAQAQLISVGLENADIDIVGGESVFFDRLVGAIALGKGVDGFVEKSSTVQQLAGPWLDGSRAFPDDLASVLGSVSAADVQNLTVSAFLTQLMRSGGGAEGQLGQLLDAARRLGLADKSLAGLGGTSALSGTSGLNGTG